One Prunus dulcis chromosome 8, ALMONDv2, whole genome shotgun sequence DNA window includes the following coding sequences:
- the LOC117612117 gene encoding classical arabinogalactan protein 9-like codes for MARSNAVVFVLMATLLLASTRAQSTASSPAKSPASAPSPLSTPPAAAPSPLSTPPAASPSPLSTSPSPSGTPPSSAPSKSPVADSPPSPPSSSPESPATSPTSSGSPVQAPTPNSAVLNRFSLAGSVAVGVFAVAMLM; via the coding sequence ATGGCTCGATCCAACGCTGTCGTTTTTGTGCTAATGGCTACTCTCTTGTTGGCCTCAACAAGGGCACAATCCACTGCATCTTCCCCAGCGAAGTCCCCTGCCTCTGCCCCTTCTCCATTGAGCACTCCACCCGCCGCCGCTCCTTCTCCTTTGAGCACTCCACCCGCTGCTTCACCTTCTCCTTTGAGTACCTCACCTTCTCCTTCGGGCACTCCACCCTCGTCTGCTCCTTCTAAATCTCCCGTCGCAGACTCTCCACCTTCTCCCCCATCGTCTTCCCCTGAATCTCCGGCCACCTCTCCCACTTCTTCGGGATCGCCCGTCCAAGCTCCTACACCCAACAGTGCCGTTTTGAACAGGTTCTCCCTCGCCGGATCTGTGGCCGTTGGGGTTTTCGCTGTCGCCATGCTTATGTAA
- the LOC117612118 gene encoding classical arabinogalactan protein 1-like, which yields MASSSSTLVALMLVALLVGHTMAQSPAKSPALSPTRSPPASAPSPSSAAPSTPKVKSPPSPTPSTAQSPASSPSLISATPSEAPAPSENGAVLNRISASSSVVIGLCAVVLVM from the coding sequence atGGCTTCCTCAAGCTCAACCCTCGTCGCTCTGATGCTTGTTGCACTGCTTGTGGGCCACACCATGGCGCAGTCTCCGGCTAAATCGCCGGCATTGTCTCCGACCAGATCGCCACCGGCTTCAGCTCCTTCTCCGTCGTCCGCCGCTCCATCGACGCCTAAGGTGAAATCTCCCCCCAGCCCTACTCCGTCGACCGCTCAGTCTCCGGCGAGTTCTCCTTCCTTGATCTCTGCTACTCCATCTGAAGCGCCTGCGCCGTCGGAGAACGGCGCCGTTTTGAACAGAATTTCTGCCTCCTCGTCCGTGGTGATTGGCCTCTGCGCCGTCGTTTTGGTTATGTAG
- the LOC117637700 gene encoding uncharacterized protein LOC117637700, which yields MNMPKKDLWGSFRLRSFLQLLSGNRSSSTNASQGQFPAMGVSKVGHGYSIPQSLRLFSINSRPWTKLDTKVLNGGEDKVQQSHQAISTRLNFAHWLKWMLGSILSLMLPFWAQNWGKLKRIEGKAEIVMEEVEDVAEVVEKVANVAEKVSADVADELPDNSKLKETVLLVERASKVAAQDAQLTQDLIHKVETLKQDLGDLETLAEPVLEKIAKRVI from the exons ATGAATATGCCTAAGAAAGATTTGTGGGGTTCTTTCAGATTGAGAAGCTTTCTTCAACTACTCTCTGGCAATCGATCTAGCTCTACAAATGCATCGCAGGGACAGTTCCCAGCTATGGGAGTATCTAAGGTTGGCCATGGCTATTCGATACCGCAAAGTCTTCGACTTTTCAGCATCAACAGCAGACCATGGACAAAACTTGATACCAAAGT GTTAAATGGTGGAGAGGACAAGGTTCAACAATCACACCAAGCTATTTCCACTAGGCTCAATTTCGCCCACTG GTTAAAATGGATGTTGGGATCCATATTATCACTAATGCTGCCTTTTTGGGCTCAGAATTGGGGAAAACTGAAGAGGATTGAAG GAAAGGCAGAAATTGTAATGGAAGAGGTTGAGGATGTGGCAGAGGTAGTAGAAAAAGTGGCAAATGTGGCTGAGAAGGTGTCGGCGGACGTCGCAGATGAGCTCCCTGATAATAGCAAACTAAAGGAAACAGTTTTGCTTGTAGAACGGGCATCAAAAGTGGCTGCTCAAGATGCTCAACTAACACAAGATTTAATTCACAAG GTGGAAACACTGAAGCAAGACCTGGGAGACTTGGAGACGCTAGCGGAGCCCGTTCTTGAGAAGATTGCGAAGCGAGTGATATAA
- the LOC117638371 gene encoding protein farnesyltransferase/geranylgeranyltransferase type-1 subunit alpha-like: protein MDSNEEQEWVPLKNRPEWSNVLPVEQDDGLNPVVPIAYKEEFTETMNYFRAFYRADERSPRALQLTTEAIKLNSRNYTVLKDLMQHLPDPLVAYCDNMFALALSSNPVYNSRIKHLDIDFHFVRERVQKKDLLV from the exons ATGGACTCGAACGAAGAACAAGAGTGGGTCCCATTGAAGAATAGACCGGAGTGGTCGAACGTCCTTCCGGTTGAGCAAGACGACGGCCTGAACCCGGTCGTCCCCATAGCCTACAAGGAAGAGTTCACAGAGACCATGAACTATTTTCGAGCCTTCTACAGAGCCGATGAGCGATCCCCTCGTGCCCTTCAGCTCACCACGGAAGCCATCAAATTGAACTCAAGAAACTACACT GTTTTAAAAGATTTGATGCAGCATCTACCAGATCCTCTAGTTGCATATTGTGATAATATGTTTGCTTTGGCTCTTAGCTCAAATCCAGTATACAATTCCAGAATTAAACACTTGGACATTGATTTCCATTTTGTAAGGGAGCGAGTGCAGAAGAAGGATTTGCTAGTTTAG